The Papilio machaon chromosome 3, ilPapMach1.1, whole genome shotgun sequence genome window below encodes:
- the LOC106712237 gene encoding uncharacterized protein LOC106712237, with product MEEIVDDNNKLIEENIDTDLTEFSYNFIDIPWDDRTQRSKILVVLLLLSIFIATMALVVNNFVAHYNSFRHNESYKNDDINCNLVKVDEYPYAARIQSLTSQQLICVGAVISENSVLANEVCLKSGTVRLFVGSITDQYCKKGFSLDAAELIPHDGVVSKNLVLLSTNKKMSLCGNPIRIAGNMEKDSHAFVIGRPLRGDRSLSRQLVSLDVPDNYTHNGQLIDNSRRNNVICVKYLSRCPVRAGDLLVQGGRLYGIASTSIQRSANNEVVCFANVSIIKTKLKELDDSLNLNL from the exons ATGGAAGAAATCGTTGACGACAACAATAAGTTGATCGAAGAAAACATAGATACGGATTTAACTGagtttagttataattttatagatatacCATGGGACGATCGTACACAGAGAAGCAAAATATTAGTTGTTCTACTACTTCTGTCTATATTTATTGCGACAATGGCTTTGGTCGTCAACAACTTCGTTGCGCATTACAATAGCTTTAGGCACAACGAATCGTATAAAAATGACGACATAAATTGTAACCTCGTCAAGGTGGACGAGTACCCGTATGCTGCTAGAATACAGTCTTTGACGTCGCAGCAGTTGATATGTGTTGGCGCAGTAATAAGCGAAAACTCCGTTCTAGCAAATGAAGTTTGTCTAAAATCTGGAACTGTGCGGTTATTTGTTGGAAGTATAACAGA TCAATATTGCAAAAAAGGATTCTCGTTAGACGCTGCAGAACTAATACCACACGATGGCGTCGTATCGAAAAACTTGGTGCTTTTATCTACAAACAAGAAAATGTCTCTTTGTGGGAATCCTATACGTATTGCTGGCAATATGGAGAAGGACTCGCACGCTTTCGTCATTGGCAGACCGCTCCGGGGAGATAGATCCCTTTCCCGACAGCTCGTCTCTCTAGATGTTCCCGACAACTACACGCACAATGGACAGTTGATTGATAATTCTCGGCGTAATAACGTGATATGTGTCAAGTACCTCTCCCGATGCCCGGTGAGGGCTGGGGATCTATTGGTGCAAGGTGGACGTTTATATGGTATAGCGTCAACCAGTATACAACGCAGTGCAAACAATGAGGTGGTCTGTTTCGCTAACGTcagtataattaaaacaaaactgaaaGAGTTGGATGAcagcttaaatttaaatttatga
- the LOC106712468 gene encoding integrator complex subunit 14 — MPTAILLDVSLSMSRPVPTSDTTENITRLTIASAAINTFLDYLSIHAKLEYVALITFSSTYEVTVPFTRDYDSIKAKLGHLEEGDKTCIETALSGVNQLILGEWGYQTLVQTILITDGTCGVGAIGRNRIIQALPLPPSFPSKIHILPIVSPHDSCLQHAMPLYQKIVDLASSTVNNSTGNINRGAIYCPDQLSAAAVVTAMTKLCEQQYQEFWCTLKCGQLETKVQLFPAPQPASHEGLAATYTISNQIHIVGFLQQQDLGTPIAISKHLIIPQPQTNNNNNRENYGSKTPTKEGSSSETTTTEEDNTDPSKVPNFCVLLHGALKVEGMAAIVQLGPEWWGTVSAWCEASRARRSCLLLAVLRPGASAAPWLGPLDQLGPADESTNAEAFPVRSWRSYSGGGSGCAWARPHALLADVQKVLRHARKLPDKTQHLYKELNRLRRAAISLGFSELLTSVGGALERECAALPSSAPPECALQLAHAAAALRDPRTALDIKHTLQPLATNFTVTSMSH; from the exons atgccTACAGCAATATTACTCGATGTATCATTATCCATGTCACGGCCGGTGCCTACATCGGACacaacagaaaatattacaagaCTTACAATAGCTTCAGCGgcaataaatacatttttagattatttaagtATACACGCAAAATTAGAATATGTAGCTTTGATAACATTCTCTTCCACGTATGAAG taaCTGTCCCATTCACTCGTGACTATGATAGCATTAAGGCAAAATTGGGTCATCTGGAAGAAGGTGATAAAACATGCATAGAAACTGCATTGTCAGGTGTCAATCAACTTATACTTGGAGAATGGGGATACCAAACACTTGTGCAAACTATACtg ATAACTGATGGAACTTGTGGTGTTGGTGCTATAGGAAGGAATCGTATAATACAAGCACTGCCTTTGCCGCCTTCGTTTCCTTCAAAAATACATATCCTACCAATTGTATCACCACATGACTCTTGTCTTCAACATG CTATGCCATTATACCAAAAAATTGTTGATTTGGCAAGCAGCACTGTGAACAACTCAACTGGCAACATTAATAGAGGTGCTATATATTGTCCTGATCAACTCTCTGCAGCTGCG GTTGTCACTGCAATGACAAAGTTATGCGAGCAACAATATCAAGAATTCTGGTGTACACTAAAGTGCGGTCAGTTGGAGACTAAAGTACAATTATTCCCGGCTCCGCAGCCCGCATCCCATGAGGGGCTTGCGGCTACATATACTATATCTAAtcaaatacatattgttggATTCTTACAACAACAAGATTTAg GCACACCAATAGCTATCAGTAAACATCTTATAATACCACAACCTCAAaccaataacaataacaacagAGAGAACTATGGCTCTAAAACACCtacaaaa GAAGGCTCAAGCAGTGAAACAACGACTACGGAAGAAGACAATACTGATCCAAGCAAAGTACCAAACTTTTGTGTACTACTTCACGGCGCACttaag GTGGAGGGCATGGCGGCCATAGTACAGCTAGGTCCGGAGTGGTGGGGCACGGTGTCGGCGTGGTGCGAGGCATCTCGCGCGCGCCGCTCCTGTCTGCTGCTGGCAGTACTGCGCCCCGGCGCCTCCGCCGCGCCCTGGCTCGGACCTCTCGACCAGTTGGGTCCTGCAGATGAATCTACCAACGCTG AGGCGTTCCCGGTGCGGTCATGGCGGTCGTACAGCGGCGGCGGGTCGGGCTGTGCGTGGGCGCGCCCGCACGCGCTACTCGCCGACGTACAGAAAGTGTTGCGACACGCTCGCAAGCTGCCCGACAAAACGCAGCATCTCTACAAG GAACTGAACCGACTCCGTCGCGCCGCCATTTCATTGGGTTTCTCCGAGCTGCTGACGAGCGTGGGCGGGGCTCTAGAGCGGGAGTGCGCGGCGCTGCCGAGCTCTGCACCGCCGGAGTGCGCGCTGCAGCTGGCGCACGCGGCGGCCGCGCTGCGCGACCCACGTACCGCGCTCGACATCAAGCACACCCTTCAGCCGCTCGCCACCAATTTCACTGTTACCTCAATGTCACACTGA